ACAATTATAGCAGCAACTAATCCGGATATTTTTGAGCAATGGCCGGCTAATTTTATTGTAAACAGTTTTGTGCCACAGGCAGAACTTATGCCGCATATGGATGCGGTAATCTGTCATGGAGGTTTTAATACTGTGAATGATACTTTTACCAATGGCTTGCCTATGCTGATCACACCAATTGCCTATGATCATTTTCACACCGCTAAACTGATTGAAAATGCAGGTTGCGGAATCAGTATCCGTTATAAACGCTTAAAGATAGCAGAACTTAGAAATGCTGTTTTTGAGTTACTGGGAAATCCGAAATACAGAAATGCAGCATTAAGAATAAGAGAAACATTTATCTCAGCCGGGGGAAATGATAAAGCAGTAGAGTTGCTTGAAGATTTTGCCGGGGTAGAACAATTACTCGAAAAAAATAACTAATACCTATGAGAATCCCAGAGGATTGAAATAGTTATCAGGCACGCAGGGCTGTACTTATTTATTCATGGATTTTACAGGTGCTTTTGTGTTCATAAACCCTTAGGAGTTTGATCATTCAAAGGCTCCATCACAAAACAAAACAAAAATTTAAAGCCTATGAAAAGAAGGTTACTATTTGGGGAGAGGCTGATGCTGGGAGACGGACATACTCCGTTTAACGGGGTAGTGCCGGTAAAAATCCGCGGAGAATTTTCTGCAGCGAGTTTACAGCACGCACTGTTGAGATTACAGCAAAAACATCCCTTGCTTAATGCGGTTATCACTTATGATAAACATAACCGCCCTTATTTTACCGTTGATAAAGACCGGCCTGCTAAAATCCCGGTGCATATCATTCCCCGCAATAGCGATGATGACTGGAAAAAAGAATCAATCAATCAGTGGCTGAGCCCATTTGACACGGCTAAGGACCCAATGATGCGAATGGTCTGGATTAAAGGAGATGGTGTCTCAGAACTTTTAATGATTGTACATCACTGTCTGATTGATGGTGGATCTGTGCTGACTATTCTGGCTACCCTGTTCGAATTAATTGATAACGGTGATGCTGAAATTGGACAGGAAGATCCGATTAAAGGGTTACAGGATATAGTTCCTGCAGAAATCCTGGAGAATAAAAAGCAAAGGTTTAAAGCTGGTCTGATCGGTAGCATAGCAGTTTTGGCTCTATGGCTCATGCCTGCCAGAAAAAAAGCAATAGAGAGACAGAAGGATTATATGCTTCACTGGAAACTGGATGAAGAGATGACTGCAGAGATCTCTAAATTCTGTAAAGGTTCGGGGATAACAGTCAATACGTTGTTATGTGCAGTGTTATTACAAGCCTTTAAAGACATCAGAAAAGAAAATGCACACAATAAAGTTTCCTGCCCTGTTGACCTGCGTACAATAAATAAGAAGATCAAAAAGGATAACATCTTTGCATTCGGTTCCATGTTCGTTGTCAGTGCTTATCCTGAGCTCGATTTTATGAGTAATGCAAAGGCCATACAGAAAGATATCAAACAGAAAGTTAAAAAGCTGGATCCATATCTGATGCTGATGGTACTTGAAAAAGCGCATCCTATACTAAATAAGTTCCGTCGTTTTTTAAAACATGGTAAATCAAGTAATGACTGTATGTTTTCCAATATAGGCAGAATGCCTATTCCTTATCAGTACAGTACTTTCGAAATAGAAACAATATATACACCAACTGTGATCGGCCCTTTAGGTAATACAACTTCATTCATGACTACTATCTACCGTGGAAAAATGGATTTTGCATTTGTAGCAAGTGAAGGATATATACCCTATGCAGATGGTCTGGCCATACAAGGCAAGATTATGTCAATACTCAAAGAGCAATTAGAAACACAGCTACAACCAGCATAAAAATGAAAAGAAAGTTGATCATTGGAGAAAGGATTATGTATGTAGATGCTTTGACACCTGTTAACTGCATTTTTACAGTAAATATCCGCGGAGTTATAGCTCCGGAAACTTTACATGCTGCACTACGGAAAATACAGCAAAAACATCCGTTGTTACAGATGCAGATTGATGATAAACAAACCGGTGGCCCTTATTTCATTTTAAATGAAAATATCGGGGAGATTCCTGTACGGGTCATTGAACGTAAAGGAGAGGATGACTGGCTCAATGAATCTAAAGCAGAATGGAACAAACTTTTTGATGGTGAAAATGAACCTTTAGCCAGAGTAGTCTGGCTAAAGGATGCAGAAGTATCAGATATTTTGCTGGTTCTGCCACATTGTATCTGTGACGGATCTACTTTGGTAACCCTGTTGCAGGAGCTGTTATTTCTGCTGGATCAGCCGGATCTGCAGCTTACCCCATACAAGTCCTTCAGTTCAGTAAAAGAATTGCTGACACCAGCTTTTTCTATATCGCAGGCAAAGATTCTTAAAGCCCGTATGTTCTCGCTGTTAGGGAAAGCATTTTTCTTATTTAAACCCACCAGCCGTAAAGTAGCAGCAGGGAATAATTATGTCCTCCACTGGACACTCAGTCCAGAGCAGACTATTGAACTGCTTGAGCAGAGCAAAGCCGAAGGAACTACTGTTCACGCCATGTTGTGCATTGCGGTGATGAAGGCCTTTCAGCAAGTGAGAGGAGTAAAGGCGCATGGAAAAGTAATTTGTCCGGTAGATATCAGACAGTTTGTCCCTGAAATCAAAAGTGATACTATGTTTGCATTTGCTCCGATCGTGGAACTGGAGACAGATAAAAAAACGGAGCTGGATTTCTGGACAAGGGCAAGAAATCTGAAAGCAGATCTGACTGCAAAAGTACAGGAGCTGAAAGTAGAAGAAATGTTATGGATGAGTGAATACTTTCATTCAGTAGTGACCAGGATGGTTAAATTTTTGAAAGCCACTGATGGTACCCATGACGTGACACTTTCCAATATGGGAAAACTCAGGATCAAAGAAAATTACCACAATTTTGAAGTGATGGCTATTCATAGTCCGACAGTAGCTTTTCCGTGGAGAAATCCCAATACGATGGTGGCCTGTACTTTCAAAAACCGCATGGATTTTACCTTTATGTCTAATGAGACTTTTCTGACTGAAAAGGAAGCCGGGCAGATTAAAGCTGAAGCAATGAATTTATTATTTGAAAACCTGAAACAATTATCTGTTGCCTGATATGTTAACCACAGCTGCTAAAAAAAAGGAGATTACGCTAAAGCGATTTTTACGCAAGAATTTACTGTACTATATTATCCCGAATGTTGTCTTTAATACAATTATTCCGTATTTCAGTTTTACAGATCTGCATGCAGTTCATTTATTTGATGGAGAACAGAATCTGGCGAGATTCATTCTGCCCATGGCTTTTTTTCTGCCTTTTATTATCACCTTTGATATCCTGAAAAAAACGATTACACTTTCAGAGAAAGGTCATTCAGAAATTATATTGCCTGAAGGTTTTAAGAAGAACAAATTTATTTTGCAGATGGCGGGTATCAATGGTTTTTGTACAGTATCATTTGTTTTTGCTATGATGCTGGGCCTGCATTTTGGCCTGCCTGAACTTTATAATTATAACGGTGCTGTACTGGCAGTACTTTTAGGACTTACTGCCGGATTATTCTCTGTGCTTTTTACCTATATGCCCATCCGTAAATTAAAAAAATACCATCTTCCTGATACCGGGAATACTCCGGAAGATCAACCTCAGAATCTCAGAACTGTTGCTCCTGCAGCAGCTGATAAGCCTCAGCTGATTGAGGAATGAATTTAATCCGCTATGTTCAGGTCAAACACTTTCTGCTCTTTGGTCTGGATAAAACCCGTCTTCTGATAAAAATGATGACTTGCTGTTCTTTTGGTCTGGCATCTTACCCGTAATTTCTTTACGTCTTTATTGAGCGCCCATTCTTTTACCTGTTCCACTAGTTTTTCACCTATTTGCTGGTTACGGTAATTCTCATCTACAACCAGTCCTCCGATCTCCACAAATGGATCGGCCTCTAACCTGATGGTATAGAAAGCATGAATCCAGCCAGTGATTGTTTCCCCGATAACAGCCACAATGATACAATGATCAGGATGTAATAATAAGCTGTTGACCCTCAGTTCTGTTTCTGCTTTTGTAGCCGGATATCCCAGCTGATCGGATAATCTGGTAACCGCTTCTGCATCTTCGATTTTTAAGTCTCTAAAATAGAGGGGCATAATTGTATGTGTTTATGAGGTTTATGAATACAAATGAAGTGATTTCATTATAACGGATATGCTGTATCGCTTTTAGTTTCAGATAAGACAAAGAAACTCTGAACGGTACTGATATTCGGCAATATGGCCAGTTTATTTCGCAGAAATAAATGATAGCTTTCCATATCACTGGTTGCAATGCGAAGAATAAAATCAAAAGCTCCGGTCATTTGAAAACATTCCATCACTTCGTTAAATTTAGCTACTTCCCGTTCGAACTCATTTAGCGCATCTGCTGTATGTTCTTTTAACAAGACCTGAGAAAAGGCAATCAGACTTTTATTGATTTTTTGCCGGTCCAGAATAGCAACGACTTTTTTAATATAACCTCTTTCTTTTAATTTTCTTATCCTGTCATGTATAGTAGCGATAGATTTACGCAATTTAAAGGCGATCTCCTTATTTGTAAGAGTCGCATCTATCTGTAAAATTCTTAAAATTTCGAGATCTGTCGTGTCTAAGTCTGCGTCCATTGGCTGTTACAAATTATGAATGGAAAAATACCAGTAATTTACCATATAATACACATTAACTGTAATTAGTTATATTTTATTTGTTCTTTTCCATAAAATTTCCGGATTTAAAACAATTGATTGTTACTAAAGTTTGAATTGTAGAGTTTTACCGAAATATCAGGGAAAACAAAACTAAAGAATAATGTCTGTAAGCACAATAAAAACAGCTGGTTTAACAGCTGATCTGGAGAAGAAATTTGAACATTTATGGCATCTGGTAGGGAATACGCCAATGCTGGAATTACACTATACATTCAAAGGAAAAGCAGGGAAAATATATGTGAAATGTGAACAGTATAACCTGACCGGTAGCATCAAAGACAGGATTGCCCTGTTTACCTTATATCATGCCTATAAAAACGGTCAGATTAAACCCGGTGATGAAATTATCGAAGCAACCAGCGGTAATACAGGAATAGCTTTCTCTGCGATAGGTAAGGCAATGGGACACCCGGTTAAAATTATTATGCCGGACTGGTTAAGTAAAGAGCGTATAGATATTATCAAAAGCCTGGGTGCTGAAGTTGTACTGGTGAGTAAAGAACAGGGCGGATTTTTAGGTAGTATTGAATTAGCCGAATCTATGGCCCTAAAGAATGAAAATACTTTTCTGCCCCGCCAGTTTGAAAATAATGATAATCCGAAAGCGCATCAGGAAACCACTGGAGTTGAAATCTGGGAGCAGCTCAGACTGAATAATTTAATGCCGGATGCTTTTGTGGCAGGAGTTGGAACAGGAGGAACGATTATGGGAGTTGGCAGGTATTTAAAGACGATGAACCCAGCTGTAAGAGTCCATCCTCTGGAGCCGGCAGAATCTCCGACACTGACAACAGGTTATAAAGTAGGCAGCCATAGAATACAGGGGATTTCTGATGAGTTTATTCCGGAAATAGTAAAACTGGATGAAATGAATCAGGTAATTCAGGCTAATGATGGCGATGCAATATTGATGGCTCAGAAACTGGCTGGTCAGCTGGGACTGGCTGTTGGGATTTCTTCCGGAGCCAATGTTATAGGCGCAATCAGCTTACAGCAGGAATTAGGTCTGGACAGTTGTGTGGTTACTATATTTTCGGATAGTAACAAGAAATATCTGAGTACCGATTTAATGAGAGCAGAACCCGTTAAAGAAGGCTATTTAACTCCGGAAACAGAGTTTATCAATTATCATCCGATATGCAGACTTAAATAAAATACGGGGAATTTAAAAGGCCGGCAAATCTATGTTGTAAATGCATAGATTTACCGGCCTTTTAATGATCTTTCCGCCTCAATAATACACTCTTTTAATTTTTACGTGGGTTCATGATCTGAATTGCCTGACGGGTACTGTTAAATGTAGGGGTATGATTATAATCCCTGCTCATTCTGTAAGTTCCTACACCAGCTGTTCCATTTGTTTTGGCCCATTGAGCAATGTCCCATAACCATTTGGTCGCTTTTGCATCTCCACCAGGAGTATCCTCAGAACCATTAGGATATTTAAATTCATCGCCGTTGGTCAGCACAACTAATTTAGTTTTATCAAAAGCAGTCAGCAGTGGGGTAAGGTCAGAAGTTTTGCTGCCGCTCCAGCGGCGGCTTCCACCAACATAAGATTGGAAGTTTACGTAGGTATAATTGCTTTTGAAAGGAGTATAAATAGTATTGTAACCCAGGCTACCGCTTGCCACATCTACATCCGTATCATAAATAAATATAGGTTTTACACCTGCTTTGGTTAAGTTTCCGGCAAGTGCATTAGGACCAAAATATTTAGCTACAGACTGTAAAACTGCTTTAGCATTGCTGGCTGGTGCATCGCCACCAAAAGTACCGGTTTCAATATCCACATCAATCCCATCCCAGCCCATGCGGGTGATAAATTTATCATACATAGCTTTAGCCCAGTGGTCATAAGTACTGTTTGCAGACAGGGTGGTTTTTTGAGTTGTTGTGGTATCTTTTGCTGACCCGTCATAAAAGGCATCATTTCCAGGAAAAGTGCAGGTCAGGATTTTTGTTCCTTTTGCCTGTAAGGTTGCCCAGTGTGAAGGATCTTTGTCCCATCCGGCAAAGGCGATTACAATATCTACGCTATCCGGTACATTGAGCATAGAAGAGGCTTCTGCAGGATCATTGCCATCTGCTACCAGGTAACCCAGATAGAGCTGATGTGCACTTTTTTTATAAGCCAGTAAATTTTTCAGATAATTCGGATCTGAAGTAGTACCGCCTGTAGTGCCGCCTGCATCAGTGATTTTTTTGCAGGAGCTAAAGGCGATAACTGAAATGACAAGGACAAAAATTCCCTTGTAGAGTTGGATGAAAGGTTTTGTTCTCATAGTTGATATTGGTTTACATTGGTTGTTTTGAGTCGGCGACCTAAATGCTAAAACAATTTAGTTTATTTATTGTTTTACTATACAACTGATTTTTAGTGTTTTGTGTTGAAGGGTTGACTCCGGAGTTATAAAAAGACAGGGCGGATCTAAGAAATCAGTCTGGCGATGCCAAAAGCAGCAGCAGCGGCAATAAGACCTATTGCAGTGACCTTGATTGCACCTTTCAGGGCAGGCTGTCCGGTCACCTGGCTTTTGAAATAACCGAAAATAAACAGACAGCAAGTCGTAATAATTGCAGAAAGCAGTAAACCGCTATGCGGATCTGAAGTCAGGAAATAGGCTGACAGGGGTAATAGTCCGCCGACACAATAAGCAATACCTATAGTCAGGGCACTATTTCTGGCTCTGTTGATATCAGGTTCTTCCAGTCCCAGTTCAAACTTCATCATAAAGTCTACCCATTTGGTTTTGTCTTTAGCTAATTGATTGGCTAAAATAGTTTGTCCCTGTTCATCAATACCATATCCGGCAAAAATATCTTTAACTTCCTGTAGCTCTTCTGCCCTGAAATGCTCCACTTCGTTGTATTCTCTGAGTTTTTCACTCTGATAATGTTCCTGTTCTGTTTTGCCGGCTAAGTATCCGCCCAGCCCCATGGCAATACAACCGGCAACGATCTCAGCCAGACCAGCAGTAATAATAATAGTATTGTGCTGTACAGCTCCGCTTAGCCCGGCTGCGAGTGCAAAAGGGACAGTCAGTCCATCACTCATTCCAATGACAATATCAGAGATAAATGCAGAACTTTTAAGATGTTTTTCCTGATGCGTCTGGTTCATAATCTATTTCAATTCAAAGTTTTTGGGTTCTTTTTCCAGACCATTGAGGATAATGGATAACTGATGCCGGCCCGGATAAAATTTTCTGGTCGTAATAATTTTGAAACTTTGTTTTCTGCTGATGATGGTATTCTCATCCGGCAGGAAATCACGCTCACTGATTTTAAATACTTTTTTAGCCATTGAGCCATTTAATCTTTTGTAGTAAATGGCATATTCCAAACGAATTTTCTGGGTATGCTGAGCCGTATTTTTTAGGGTTATGGTAAATTCAAGACTATCACCAACAGCAACTTCAGGAGTTAATATTTCAAATTGGTTGAGTTCGATTTGTGTGCTTTCCAGGCCATAATGAGCTAATATCTGATGATGCCCCTGCTTAAGCAGGCTGCGGCAGCCATGTTTAATAATCGCATCGGTTTCTTTACTGAGCCCCTTCCATCTGCCAGCTATGGCAATTACAATTTCAGGATGATCTTTGGAGATATCATTTAAGCTGTTGGCTACACTTTTTCGCACCCATTCTGAAGGATCGTTTTTTAAATTTTCCAGAATTGGAAGTATTGGCGAAGGATCTTTTTTTAATCCGGGTACTGCCATTGCCCAGGGTAATCTTGACCTGCTGCCTTCGCTGGCAAGCCTTCTTACTTTGTAGTTTTCATGCAAAGACCATTGTTCCATCTGTTTCATCATTTGCTGACGATACTTAACCAGAAATGGTCTGACAGAAAATTCGCAGGAGATAAACTGTGTAATAAATTCTATTGCGCCAACTGAAGTTTCATAATCTTCCAGTCCGAAGGTTTCAATATAATCAGGTAGAAATATGTAGGCTAATTTATCTTCTCCGGTGTCTTCAGTTCTCAGCTGATCAATTAAAGAACACAAATGTGAGACGGCCTGTGAGTAACCGGCTGGCAGGAACTGATGGATAACCAGAGTCGTATGATGCATCCGCTGTTTCAGTTCCATCAGTGCAAAATTTTCTGTATTGATCAGGCTGATAAATTTCTTCCTGTCAAATTCAGGATTTAACTTTATCAGGCTGTCTGCCAGTTTGTGATAAAAGGAGGCTGAATATATATCTTTTAATAAACTCATTTAATACGAAAGGCACCAGATTTTATCGCCTGATGCTGGATAAATATAGTGCCTTTCCCTTTTAGAAATGTCATTCAAACGGAATAAATTAAGCGCCGTTAATCCTCTTTTTGTCTAATACCAGTAAGGTCAAACTGACTGTTGATCTGACCTGTTAAGTTATCACTATCCTTTTTCAGCAGGTTCATTTCCACTTCACCACTGCTATGATCAAATTTAACCACCACTGTAGAATCGTTGAGGGTAATAGCAGTGAAAGGCATGTCTTTTTTTTCTTCTTTATCTGTAATGCTTCCGGCTAGCTTGCCATCTTTCAGTTCAAATTTTACCAGCGCTTCTGTATCACCTTTAGGCAAGCCTTTAATGACGATATTCCATTTGCCAACAAAATAGGCATCATTTTTTTGAGCATGTGCAGTATGCGTAAATAATAACAATAGTACGAATGAAAAAATAAAGCCTGCCTGTTTCATAATGTTCTGATTATATGTTTGTTTATACGTAAATATAATTAATAATCTGCTAAACGGAAACAGCCGGTATCCCTGTTTTGTCAACATAATACCGGCTGTTTTTAAGTATTTTAGCTTAAGCTTATCTGGCCTGATCAATCGCCTGCTGAATGATAGTTAATTCATCTGTATGCAGCGTGATGTCCATAGTTTTTGCATTATCAATTGCCTGGGCTGCATTTCTTGAGCCTGCAAGT
This portion of the Pedobacter lusitanus genome encodes:
- a CDS encoding glycoside hydrolase family 18; its protein translation is MRTKPFIQLYKGIFVLVISVIAFSSCKKITDAGGTTGGTTSDPNYLKNLLAYKKSAHQLYLGYLVADGNDPAEASSMLNVPDSVDIVIAFAGWDKDPSHWATLQAKGTKILTCTFPGNDAFYDGSAKDTTTTQKTTLSANSTYDHWAKAMYDKFITRMGWDGIDVDIETGTFGGDAPASNAKAVLQSVAKYFGPNALAGNLTKAGVKPIFIYDTDVDVASGSLGYNTIYTPFKSNYTYVNFQSYVGGSRRWSGSKTSDLTPLLTAFDKTKLVVLTNGDEFKYPNGSEDTPGGDAKATKWLWDIAQWAKTNGTAGVGTYRMSRDYNHTPTFNSTRQAIQIMNPRKN
- a CDS encoding DNA alkylation repair protein encodes the protein MSLLKDIYSASFYHKLADSLIKLNPEFDRKKFISLINTENFALMELKQRMHHTTLVIHQFLPAGYSQAVSHLCSLIDQLRTEDTGEDKLAYIFLPDYIETFGLEDYETSVGAIEFITQFISCEFSVRPFLVKYRQQMMKQMEQWSLHENYKVRRLASEGSRSRLPWAMAVPGLKKDPSPILPILENLKNDPSEWVRKSVANSLNDISKDHPEIVIAIAGRWKGLSKETDAIIKHGCRSLLKQGHHQILAHYGLESTQIELNQFEILTPEVAVGDSLEFTITLKNTAQHTQKIRLEYAIYYKRLNGSMAKKVFKISERDFLPDENTIISRKQSFKIITTRKFYPGRHQLSIILNGLEKEPKNFELK
- a CDS encoding PLP-dependent cysteine synthase family protein, which produces MSVSTIKTAGLTADLEKKFEHLWHLVGNTPMLELHYTFKGKAGKIYVKCEQYNLTGSIKDRIALFTLYHAYKNGQIKPGDEIIEATSGNTGIAFSAIGKAMGHPVKIIMPDWLSKERIDIIKSLGAEVVLVSKEQGGFLGSIELAESMALKNENTFLPRQFENNDNPKAHQETTGVEIWEQLRLNNLMPDAFVAGVGTGGTIMGVGRYLKTMNPAVRVHPLEPAESPTLTTGYKVGSHRIQGISDEFIPEIVKLDEMNQVIQANDGDAILMAQKLAGQLGLAVGISSGANVIGAISLQQELGLDSCVVTIFSDSNKKYLSTDLMRAEPVKEGYLTPETEFINYHPICRLK
- a CDS encoding Lrp/AsnC family transcriptional regulator — its product is MDADLDTTDLEILRILQIDATLTNKEIAFKLRKSIATIHDRIRKLKERGYIKKVVAILDRQKINKSLIAFSQVLLKEHTADALNEFEREVAKFNEVMECFQMTGAFDFILRIATSDMESYHLFLRNKLAILPNISTVQSFFVLSETKSDTAYPL
- a CDS encoding condensation domain-containing protein, whose product is MKRRLLFGERLMLGDGHTPFNGVVPVKIRGEFSAASLQHALLRLQQKHPLLNAVITYDKHNRPYFTVDKDRPAKIPVHIIPRNSDDDWKKESINQWLSPFDTAKDPMMRMVWIKGDGVSELLMIVHHCLIDGGSVLTILATLFELIDNGDAEIGQEDPIKGLQDIVPAEILENKKQRFKAGLIGSIAVLALWLMPARKKAIERQKDYMLHWKLDEEMTAEISKFCKGSGITVNTLLCAVLLQAFKDIRKENAHNKVSCPVDLRTINKKIKKDNIFAFGSMFVVSAYPELDFMSNAKAIQKDIKQKVKKLDPYLMLMVLEKAHPILNKFRRFLKHGKSSNDCMFSNIGRMPIPYQYSTFEIETIYTPTVIGPLGNTTSFMTTIYRGKMDFAFVASEGYIPYADGLAIQGKIMSILKEQLETQLQPA
- a CDS encoding VIT1/CCC1 transporter family protein, translating into MNQTHQEKHLKSSAFISDIVIGMSDGLTVPFALAAGLSGAVQHNTIIITAGLAEIVAGCIAMGLGGYLAGKTEQEHYQSEKLREYNEVEHFRAEELQEVKDIFAGYGIDEQGQTILANQLAKDKTKWVDFMMKFELGLEEPDINRARNSALTIGIAYCVGGLLPLSAYFLTSDPHSGLLLSAIITTCCLFIFGYFKSQVTGQPALKGAIKVTAIGLIAAAAAFGIARLIS
- a CDS encoding phthiocerol/phthiodiolone dimycocerosyl transferase family protein; amino-acid sequence: MKRKLIIGERIMYVDALTPVNCIFTVNIRGVIAPETLHAALRKIQQKHPLLQMQIDDKQTGGPYFILNENIGEIPVRVIERKGEDDWLNESKAEWNKLFDGENEPLARVVWLKDAEVSDILLVLPHCICDGSTLVTLLQELLFLLDQPDLQLTPYKSFSSVKELLTPAFSISQAKILKARMFSLLGKAFFLFKPTSRKVAAGNNYVLHWTLSPEQTIELLEQSKAEGTTVHAMLCIAVMKAFQQVRGVKAHGKVICPVDIRQFVPEIKSDTMFAFAPIVELETDKKTELDFWTRARNLKADLTAKVQELKVEEMLWMSEYFHSVVTRMVKFLKATDGTHDVTLSNMGKLRIKENYHNFEVMAIHSPTVAFPWRNPNTMVACTFKNRMDFTFMSNETFLTEKEAGQIKAEAMNLLFENLKQLSVA
- a CDS encoding GNAT family N-acetyltransferase — encoded protein: MPLYFRDLKIEDAEAVTRLSDQLGYPATKAETELRVNSLLLHPDHCIIVAVIGETITGWIHAFYTIRLEADPFVEIGGLVVDENYRNQQIGEKLVEQVKEWALNKDVKKLRVRCQTKRTASHHFYQKTGFIQTKEQKVFDLNIAD